Genomic segment of Ardenticatena maritima:
CAAGCGCTCAAAAGCGGGTCCCGCGGTGTTGATGAAGGTGGGAATGAGGGCTTGCAAGGTCGAAACGTAGCCGTAGCGTGGGTCGAGCGCCAGCAAGTTGTGCAGGTGGGTGGTGCCACTCCGCGCCTGCCCCACAATGAAAATCGGTTCGGGGTGAATGTCCGTGGCAAGGATGCGCGGCGCGTAACGCTGGCGTTCCCAAAGACGCAAAGGTTCGGTCAGCGCCGAAACGGCGAGCGATTGGGCGACACGCGGCCAATACCGTTTTTCGATGGTTGGCGATTGCTGCAAAAGCCGCACCCAATTTGCCAGGCGATTGAAGATGAGTGGCGAAGTCATATACACGCCTCAACCGGTTGATGGATTTGAGCAAGTTGTTGCTTCTGGATATACTGTTTCCTAACAAGTGTTTGTTAGGAAATGAGGAAGTATGAGCAGAAAACTTTTTTAAGAAACAGCAACGCAGGAGAGTATACAATGCCTTACGGAGAACGCAAAACCCAAATTATTGAGACAGCCGCACAATTATTCAGCGAACGAGGCTATCATGCCACCTCGGTTCGGGATATTGCCGCGGCGCTGGATTTGCAAGGCGGGAGTCTCTACGCGCACATTCAAAGCAAAGAAGAAGTGCTCTGGTTGATTGTGGAGCGTGCCGCGGAGCAGTTTTTTGAGGCGGTGCGCCCCTTAGCCGAAAGCGACCTGCCCCCCGATGAAAAATTGCGCCGCGCCGTACACGCCCATATCCGCGTCATCACCGACGACCTCGCCGCCGCCACGGTCTATTTCCACGAATGGCGCTTTCTGGAAGAAGAGCACCGCAACACGTTCCTGGAACAACGCCGCGAATATGAGCACCTCTGGCGGGAGATGGTGCGCGAAGGGATGGAGAAGGGCGTTCTGCGCAATGACGAAGACCCCAAGTACATGGCGATTCTGATTCTGTCCGCGATGAACTGGCTCTACCACTGGTATCGCCCGGACGGTCCGCTGTCCCCGGACGAAATCGCCGAGCGGTTCTGGCGTATGCTTCTCGAAGGCTTGCAAGCGCCTGTGTTTGAAGTCCCAACAGCATAAATGCGAAGGAGGGAGAGTGCCATGAGTAGCCCGCAAACCGACCCGCGCTATGAAGAAAAGTTAGCCGAATTTGAAGCCCGTATCGCCCGTGGCGAGAAAATCGAGCCGGACGACTGGATGCCCGATGAGTATCGCCGCCAGCTGATTCGCCTCATTCAGCAACACGCCAACAGTGAAGTGATTGGCGCCCTGCCTGAAGGGACGTGGATTCCATACGCCCCCACGTTCAAGCGCAAGAAGGCGCTGGTGGCGAAGGTGCAGGACGAAGTGGGGCATGGGCTGATGCTCTACCGCGCCGCTGAAACGCTGGGCAAGCCGCGCGAAGAGATGATCGAGGAGATGCTCTCAGGCAAGTCCAAGTGGTCGCTGGTGTTTGCCTATCCCGCCGAAACGTGGGCGGACGTGGCGATCATCGCCTGGTTGATTGACGGCGGGGCGATTGTCAATCAGACCATCATGGCAACGGGCTCATATGCGCCCTACTGCCGCGCCCTGAAACGCATCATCTACGAAGAATCATTCCACCTGAAACATGGGTTCGACATGGTGGTGACGCTCGCCGAGGGCACGAAACGCCAGCGCGATATGCTCCAAGACGCGCTCAACCGCTGGTGGGAACCCATCATCATGTTCTTCGGGCCGCCCGATACGCTCTCGAAGCATACACCCGTGTTGAAACGCTGGGGCGTCAAGCCGAAGACGAACGACGAGCAACGCCAGATCTTCTTGCGCAAGTTTGTGCCCCAAATCCTCGACCTGGGGCTCACCATTCCCGACCCCAATCTGCGCTACGATGAAGAAAACGACCGCTGGCTCTACACCGAACCGGACTGGGACAAGTTCTTTGACATCATCCGCGGCAATGGGCCGATGAGCAAGGAACGCCTGGCGGTACGCCGCCTGGCGCACGAAGAGGGGCGCTGGGTGCGCGAGGCGCTGGAAGCAACAGGCATCGCCCGCCAATTGCGCGAGGCGGCTGTTGCCGCGCCTTCATCGAGTGTGGTGGCGTAAGAAAGGAGTGAACCATGTCGCCCAAAACCTGGCACTTCAACCCATACCATCAACGCATTGACGAAGCCATGCAGTTGATGGACAAACCGCCCCACGCCGATACGGAGTGGATTTTGTTCGAGGTATTTGTGCGTGAAAAACGGGGCGAGCACCCCGTCCATGTGGGTGCACTCCACGCCCCCGACCCCGAAATGGCGATTATCCTCGCCAAAGAGCAGTATCTGCGCCGTGGTGAAGCCGTGCAGTTGTGGGTTGTGCCTTCAGCCTGCATCACCGCAACGCCCATCGAAGAAGCGGACATTTTCACGCACACGACCGACAAGAGCTACCGCGAAGCCTACGGCTACCGCGTCGCCGAACGTGTGCGCCAATTGCGCGGGGAGGAGAAAGATGAATGAGATGACACCGGCTTACAAAGCCGCACTCATCGAGTATCTCTACATGCTGGCAGATGATGAGCTCTTGCTGGGGCATCGCGCCTCAGAATGGACGGGCATTGGTCCCATTTTGGAAGCTGATATTGCCCTGTCGAGTATCGCCCAGGATGAGATGGGGCACGCCGAGGTGCTCTACGGGTTGCTGGAAGCGTTGGGCGAAGGTCATCCCGATGAGCTGGCGTTTGCGCGCGACCTGCCGTATTGGCGCAACGCCATTTTCAGCGAACTTCCCCGCGGCGATTGGGGGTTCACCATTGTGCGCCACTACTTGCACGACGTTGCCGAACAGGTGCGCTGGCAAGCGCTCGCCGCGTCGTCATACGCGCCGCTGGCGCAGGTGGCGCGCAAGTTGCTGGTGGAAGAAAAGTACCACCTGGTGCACAGCCAAACGTGGGTGCGGAAACTGGGGAACGCCACAGAGGAAAGCCATCGCCGCATGCAAGCCGCACTCGACCGCGCCTTTCCCTACGCGCTGGGGCTGTTTGAACCGACCGAACTGGAAGCGGTGCGCGTGAGCGAGGGGATTGCCCCCGCCGAAGCAGACCTGCAACAACAATGGTTGAACGAAGTCGTGCCTTTCCTGCAACAAGCGGGGTTGCACGTGCCCGCCGAAGAGACCGCCGAGGGCTGGCGTCCCACTGTCGAACCAGTGTACGGGGGGCGGCAAGGCACGCACACGGAATACATGGAACAGCTGCTGGACGCGATGCAGTTTGTCTATCGGCTGGAACCGGGGGCGAAATGGTAAGCCCCCATGCACGGTTGAGCCGCTCAAAAGGAGTTGCGCATGATCAATGAAGAGATGGTGTGGCAAGCCCTGAATGAGGTCAAAGACCCCGAAATTCCCGTGGTCTCCGTGGTGGAAATGGGACTTATCAACAGCGTGGAAATAGAGGGCAACCATGTGGTGGTCAATATGACGCCCACGTTTGCCGGGTGTCCGGCACTGCACATCATGCGTGACGAGATTTGCGCACGCCTGGCGGAACTGGGCGCGGAAGCCACCGTCAACTTTGTGTTTGATCCGCCATGGACATCGGACCGCATTCAGGAGAGTGCGCGCGAAAAGATGAAGACGATTGGACTGGCGCCGCCGGCGCGCCATGGCGGGCTGATAGAGGTGGACATGCTTGGGGTTGTTGCCTGCCCCTACTGCGGCTCGGACAACACCAATATGGAAAGCCC
This window contains:
- a CDS encoding TetR/AcrR family transcriptional regulator produces the protein MPYGERKTQIIETAAQLFSERGYHATSVRDIAAALDLQGGSLYAHIQSKEEVLWLIVERAAEQFFEAVRPLAESDLPPDEKLRRAVHAHIRVITDDLAAATVYFHEWRFLEEEHRNTFLEQRREYEHLWREMVREGMEKGVLRNDEDPKYMAILILSAMNWLYHWYRPDGPLSPDEIAERFWRMLLEGLQAPVFEVPTA
- the paaA gene encoding 1,2-phenylacetyl-CoA epoxidase subunit PaaA; amino-acid sequence: MSSPQTDPRYEEKLAEFEARIARGEKIEPDDWMPDEYRRQLIRLIQQHANSEVIGALPEGTWIPYAPTFKRKKALVAKVQDEVGHGLMLYRAAETLGKPREEMIEEMLSGKSKWSLVFAYPAETWADVAIIAWLIDGGAIVNQTIMATGSYAPYCRALKRIIYEESFHLKHGFDMVVTLAEGTKRQRDMLQDALNRWWEPIIMFFGPPDTLSKHTPVLKRWGVKPKTNDEQRQIFLRKFVPQILDLGLTIPDPNLRYDEENDRWLYTEPDWDKFFDIIRGNGPMSKERLAVRRLAHEEGRWVREALEATGIARQLREAAVAAPSSSVVA
- the paaB gene encoding 1,2-phenylacetyl-CoA epoxidase subunit B (with PaaBCDE catalyzes the hydroxylation of phenylacetyl-CoA; involved in phenylacetate degradation); translated protein: MSPKTWHFNPYHQRIDEAMQLMDKPPHADTEWILFEVFVREKRGEHPVHVGALHAPDPEMAIILAKEQYLRRGEAVQLWVVPSACITATPIEEADIFTHTTDKSYREAYGYRVAERVRQLRGEEKDE
- the paaC gene encoding 1,2-phenylacetyl-CoA epoxidase subunit PaaC encodes the protein MNEMTPAYKAALIEYLYMLADDELLLGHRASEWTGIGPILEADIALSSIAQDEMGHAEVLYGLLEALGEGHPDELAFARDLPYWRNAIFSELPRGDWGFTIVRHYLHDVAEQVRWQALAASSYAPLAQVARKLLVEEKYHLVHSQTWVRKLGNATEESHRRMQAALDRAFPYALGLFEPTELEAVRVSEGIAPAEADLQQQWLNEVVPFLQQAGLHVPAEETAEGWRPTVEPVYGGRQGTHTEYMEQLLDAMQFVYRLEPGAKW
- the paaD gene encoding 1,2-phenylacetyl-CoA epoxidase subunit PaaD — its product is MINEEMVWQALNEVKDPEIPVVSVVEMGLINSVEIEGNHVVVNMTPTFAGCPALHIMRDEICARLAELGAEATVNFVFDPPWTSDRIQESAREKMKTIGLAPPARHGGLIEVDMLGVVACPYCGSDNTNMESPFGTTICRAIYYCHNCKQSFEKFKAL